The following are from one region of the Staphylococcus argenteus genome:
- a CDS encoding ArgE/DapE family deacylase, translating into MTTFSEKEKIQLLADIVELQTENNNEIEVCEYLKGLLAKYNIDSKILNVNDQRANIVAEIGTGSPVLALSGHMDVVDAGNSDNWTYPPFKLTEKEGKLYGRGTTDMKGGLMALVISFIELKEQNRLPQGTLRLLATAGEEKEQEGAKLFAKEGYLDDVDGLIIAEPTGSGIFYAHKGSMSCKVTATGKAVHSSIPFIGDNAIDTLLEFYNQFKEKYTDLKKYDTEHQLDVAPMFKSFIGNAISEEEANYASGLTAVCSIARGGKQFNSVPDEASLEFNVRPVPEYDNDFVEKFFQDIINDVNKNKLNLEIPSNHRPVTSDKNSKLVTTLKEIVSNYVNKDDIFIAAHVGATDASSFLGDNKNNVDLAIFGPGNPIMAHQIDEFIEKDMYLKYIDIYEEAIIKYLKEK; encoded by the coding sequence ATGACAACTTTTAGCGAGAAGGAAAAAATTCAATTATTAGCAGATATTGTTGAACTTCAAACAGAGAATAATAATGAAATTGAAGTTTGTGAATATTTAAAAGGTTTATTAGCCAAATACAATATCGACTCTAAAATTTTAAATGTTAATGATCAAAGAGCTAATATCGTTGCAGAAATTGGAACTGGTTCTCCTGTACTAGCATTGAGTGGTCATATGGACGTTGTTGATGCTGGAAATAGTGATAACTGGACATACCCTCCTTTTAAATTGACAGAAAAAGAAGGCAAGCTATATGGAAGAGGTACAACTGATATGAAAGGCGGTCTTATGGCTTTGGTCATATCATTCATCGAATTAAAGGAACAAAATCGATTACCTCAAGGAACACTTCGATTGCTTGCTACAGCAGGTGAAGAAAAGGAACAAGAAGGTGCAAAATTATTTGCAAAAGAAGGATATTTAGATGATGTAGACGGTTTAATTATTGCTGAACCAACTGGCTCTGGCATATTTTATGCGCATAAAGGATCAATGTCATGTAAAGTTACTGCTACTGGTAAAGCTGTACATAGTTCAATCCCTTTTATTGGAGATAATGCTATCGACACATTGTTAGAATTTTATAATCAGTTTAAAGAAAAATATACAGATCTTAAAAAATATGATACAGAACATCAACTTGATGTCGCACCTATGTTTAAGTCATTTATCGGCAATGCTATTTCTGAAGAAGAAGCAAATTATGCTTCTGGACTTACGGCAGTTTGTTCAATTGCACGCGGTGGAAAACAATTTAATTCAGTACCTGATGAAGCGTCACTAGAATTTAATGTTAGACCTGTTCCAGAATATGATAATGATTTTGTTGAAAAGTTCTTTCAAGATATTATTAATGATGTAAATAAAAATAAACTTAACCTTGAAATTCCTAGCAATCATCGACCTGTAACAAGCGATAAAAATAGTAAATTAGTAACTACGTTAAAAGAAATTGTTTCTAACTATGTGAATAAAGATGATATATTTATCGCTGCTCATGTAGGTGCTACGGATGCTTCCAGCTTCTTAGGAGATAATAAGAATAATGTGGACTTAGCTATTTTCGGCCCAGGTAATCCTATAATGGCACATCAAATTGATGAATTTATTGAAAAAGATATGTATCTTAAATATATTGATATTTATGAAGAAGCAATCATTAAATATTTAAAAGAAAAATAA
- a CDS encoding leukocidin family pore-forming toxin, whose translation MKNKKRVLLASSLSCALLLLSAATTQANSAHKDSQDQNKKEHVDKAQQKDKQDSTKKGKNVAAPDDVGKNGKVTKRTESEYDEKTNILQNLEFNFIDDPTYDKDVLLVKKQGSIHSNLKFESHKEEKNSTWLKYPSEYHVDFQVKRNPKTEILDQLPKNKISTAKVDSTFSYTLGGKFDSIKGIGRNSSNSYSQTISYNQQNYDTIASGKNNNWHVHWSVIANDLKYGGEVKNRNDEFLFYRNTRTSSVDNPESSFAAKYRYPALVRSGFNPEFLTYLSNEKSNEKTQFEVTYTRNQDILKNSPGLHYAPPILEKNKVGHRFIVTYEVDWKNKTVKVVDKYSDDQPFREG comes from the coding sequence ATGAAAAATAAAAAACGTGTTTTATTAGCGTCATCATTATCATGCGCACTTTTATTGTTATCAGCAGCAACGACTCAAGCAAATTCAGCTCATAAAGACTCACAAGATCAAAATAAGAAAGAACATGTTGATAAAGCTCAACAAAAAGACAAGCAAGATTCAACTAAGAAAGGTAAGAATGTCGCAGCGCCAGATGATGTTGGTAAAAATGGTAAAGTCACAAAGCGCACCGAATCAGAATATGATGAGAAAACGAATATCTTGCAAAATTTAGAATTCAATTTCATCGATGATCCAACATATGACAAAGATGTATTACTTGTTAAAAAACAAGGTTCAATTCATTCAAATTTGAAATTTGAGTCTCATAAAGAAGAAAAAAATTCAACGTGGCTAAAATATCCAAGTGAATATCACGTAGATTTCCAAGTGAAAAGAAATCCTAAAACTGAGATATTAGATCAATTACCGAAAAATAAAATTTCAACTGCGAAAGTAGATAGTACGTTTTCATATACGCTTGGAGGTAAATTCGATTCAATAAAAGGTATTGGACGAAACTCTTCAAATAGCTATTCACAAACGATTAGTTACAATCAGCAAAATTATGACACAATTGCGAGCGGTAAAAATAATAACTGGCATGTGCATTGGTCGGTTATAGCGAATGATTTGAAATATGGTGGAGAAGTAAAAAATAGAAATGATGAATTTTTATTCTATAGAAATACTAGAACGTCTTCAGTAGATAATCCTGAATCAAGTTTTGCTGCTAAATATAGATATCCAGCTCTTGTCAGAAGTGGATTTAATCCAGAATTTTTAACTTATTTATCTAATGAAAAGTCGAACGAGAAAACGCAATTTGAAGTAACATACACACGAAATCAAGATATTTTGAAAAATAGTCCTGGTCTACATTATGCACCGCCAATTTTAGAGAAAAATAAAGTAGGTCATAGATTTATAGTGACTTATGAAGTTGATTGGAAAAATAAAACAGTTAAGGTCGTTGATAAATACTCAGATGACCAGCCGTTTAGAGAAGGATAA
- the hld gene encoding delta-hemolysin gives MAQDIISTISDLVKWIIDTVNKFTKK, from the coding sequence ATGGCACAAGATATCATTTCAACAATCAGTGACTTAGTAAAATGGATTATCGACACTGTGAATAAATTCACTAAAAAATAA
- a CDS encoding SdrH family protein, translated as MTCHWVKKMLLSTSIFVLSSSGVGIVTHTVEAKTNVNEETPAPNMNNDSTSTSPSNELNESNNGTGAPHQPSPSDNGGTGSNNRDANSDSNQVNPDNSKPNPDPKPDPDKPKPNPDPKPDPDKPKPNPDPKPDPDKPKPNPDPKPDPDKPKPNPDPKPDPDKPKPNPDPKPDPDKPKPNPLPNPNQPGDSNHSGGSKNGGTWNPNASDGSNQGQWQSNGNQGNSQKPNNNDFVSQRFLALANGAYKYNPYILNQINKLGKDFGEVTDEDIYNIIRKQNFSGNAYLNGLQQQSNYFRFQYFNPLKSERYYRNLDEQVLALITGEIGSMPDLKKPEDKTDTKHRAFEPHEKDDFTVVKKQKENKKSETTVYGKSWIAIICSMILIFTTMLIFIIKRHKKQNKNESQRL; from the coding sequence ATGACATGTCATTGGGTTAAGAAAATGTTACTTTCAACAAGTATATTTGTTTTAAGTAGTTCAGGAGTCGGTATTGTGACGCATACAGTTGAAGCGAAAACTAACGTAAATGAAGAAACGCCTGCTCCAAATATGAATAATGATTCAACATCAACATCTCCATCCAATGAACTAAATGAAAGTAATAATGGGACTGGGGCACCTCATCAACCAAGTCCTTCTGATAATGGAGGAACAGGCTCGAATAATCGAGATGCCAATTCTGATTCAAACCAAGTGAATCCAGATAACTCGAAACCAAACCCGGATCCGAAACCAGATCCAGATAAACCGAAGCCAAATCCGGATCCGAAACCAGACCCAGATAAACCGAAGCCAAATCCGGATCCGAAACCAGACCCAGATAAACCGAAACCAAATCCGGATCCGAAACCAGATCCAGATAAACCGAAACCAAATCCGGATCCGAAACCAGATCCAGATAAACCAAAGCCGAATCCGGATCCAAAACCAGACCCAGATAAACCAAAGCCGAATCCGCTTCCTAATCCCAATCAACCTGGGGATTCCAATCATTCTGGTGGCTCGAAAAATGGAGGAACATGGAATCCGAATGCTTCGGATGGATCTAATCAAGGTCAATGGCAATCAAATGGAAATCAAGGGAACTCACAAAAACCTAATAACAATGATTTTGTATCACAACGATTTTTAGCATTGGCAAATGGGGCTTATAAATATAATCCATATATTTTAAATCAAATTAATAAGTTGGGTAAAGATTTTGGCGAAGTTACTGATGAAGACATTTATAATATTATTCGCAAACAAAACTTTAGCGGAAATGCATATTTAAATGGATTACAACAGCAATCGAATTACTTTAGGTTCCAATATTTCAACCCGTTGAAATCAGAAAGATACTATCGTAATTTGGATGAACAAGTTTTGGCTTTAATTACTGGTGAAATTGGATCGATGCCAGATTTAAAAAAACCAGAAGATAAGACAGACACGAAACATCGTGCATTTGAACCACATGAAAAAGATGATTTTACAGTTGTAAAAAAACAAAAAGAAAATAAGAAAAGCGAAACAACAGTGTATGGTAAAAGTTGGATAGCTATTATTTGTTCAATGATTTTAATTTTTACAACGATGTTAATCTTTATTATAAAACGTCATAAAAAGCAAAATAAAAACGAATCACAACGACTTTAA
- a CDS encoding TrkH family potassium uptake protein: protein MNKVHKPLYFYLILFFSTTIIGALLLYLPFTGKKPISFLDALFIASSAFTVTGLSPVDIGSQFNILGEIVILLLIQIGGLGIVTVTLLTLVFLNRKISMKNRFLIMVTWNIDEPGGVIKLIKHLAIYSLVTELIGMFCLCLSFIPKFGIGKGLFLSLFTSVSAFNNAGFALFKNNLIDFSNDPIVIITISILIILGGIGHFVVIDFINCKKLSRLSLHSKLVLTTTSILIIIGSITFFLLEQFNTMQHMGLVEKIGNSIFQSVTTRTAGFNTIDIANINKSTALMLMLLMFIGGAPLSAAGGIKITTFAVAFIFVLNYIRKENNVSVFNKEISDKHIKLSIVTINISFLFISIITFILSIINPNISLIKLLFEVVSAFGTVGLTMNLTTEYHGITKMIIILVMLCGKVGLLTLLRTFIPPKSPKKFRYTKGQIYL, encoded by the coding sequence ATGAACAAAGTCCACAAACCTTTATATTTTTATTTAATCCTATTCTTCTCTACAACTATCATAGGTGCACTTTTATTATATTTACCTTTCACTGGTAAAAAGCCAATATCTTTTTTGGATGCTCTTTTTATAGCTTCAAGTGCATTCACAGTGACTGGCTTGTCTCCAGTCGATATAGGGTCACAGTTTAATATACTTGGTGAAATAGTAATACTGTTATTAATTCAAATAGGTGGCCTAGGTATCGTAACCGTAACCTTATTAACACTAGTATTTTTAAATAGAAAAATATCAATGAAAAATAGATTCTTGATTATGGTTACATGGAATATTGACGAACCTGGTGGTGTTATCAAGCTAATTAAACACTTGGCTATTTATAGTTTAGTCACTGAATTAATTGGTATGTTTTGTTTGTGTTTATCTTTTATACCAAAATTTGGTATTGGTAAAGGTTTATTTTTAAGTTTATTCACATCAGTGTCAGCTTTTAATAATGCTGGATTTGCTCTTTTTAAGAATAACTTAATAGATTTTTCTAATGATCCAATTGTGATTATCACAATCTCAATACTCATAATATTGGGAGGTATTGGACATTTTGTCGTAATAGACTTTATTAATTGTAAAAAACTGAGTCGTTTATCTTTGCACTCTAAATTAGTCTTAACTACAACTAGTATCCTAATAATTATAGGATCTATTACATTCTTTTTATTAGAACAGTTTAATACGATGCAACATATGGGATTAGTTGAAAAAATCGGAAATTCTATTTTCCAATCAGTAACAACACGTACAGCCGGTTTTAACACTATTGATATAGCAAACATTAACAAATCTACCGCCTTAATGTTAATGCTACTTATGTTTATTGGTGGTGCGCCTCTTAGTGCAGCTGGGGGAATTAAAATAACTACTTTTGCAGTGGCGTTTATATTTGTTCTAAATTATATACGTAAAGAAAATAATGTTTCAGTATTCAATAAAGAAATATCTGATAAACACATAAAGCTATCTATTGTTACCATTAATATCTCATTTCTATTTATCAGTATAATTACTTTTATATTATCGATAATTAATCCGAATATATCATTAATCAAGTTATTATTCGAAGTGGTTTCTGCATTTGGAACAGTAGGTTTAACTATGAACCTTACCACAGAATATCATGGTATAACTAAAATGATTATTATATTGGTTATGCTCTGCGGTAAAGTAGGACTATTAACTTTATTAAGAACATTTATACCACCTAAAAGTCCTAAAAAATTCCGCTACACTAAAGGACAAATTTATCTATAA
- the groL gene encoding chaperonin GroEL (60 kDa chaperone family; promotes refolding of misfolded polypeptides especially under stressful conditions; forms two stacked rings of heptamers to form a barrel-shaped 14mer; ends can be capped by GroES; misfolded proteins enter the barrel where they are refolded when GroES binds) — translation MAKQLKFSEDARQAMLRGVDQLANAVKVTIGPKGRNVVLDKEFTAPLITNDGVTIAKEIELEDPYENMGAKLVQEVANKTNEIAGDGTTTATVLAQAMIQEGLKNVTSGANPVGLRQGIDKAVKVAVEALHENSQKVENKNEIAQVGAISAADEEIGRYISEAMEKVGNDGVITIEESNGLNTELEVVEGMQFDRGYQSPYMVTDSDKMVAELERPYILVTDKKISSFQDILPLLEQVVQSNRPILIVADEVEGDALTNIVLNRMRGTFTAVAVKAPGFGDRRKAMLEDLAILTGAQVITDDLGLDLKDATIDMLGTASKVEVTKDNTTVVDGDGDENSIDARVSQLKSQIEETESDFDREKLQERLAKLAGGVAVIKVGAASETELKERKLRIEDALNSTRAAVEEGIVAGGGTALVNVYQKVSEIEAEGDIETGVNIVLKALTAPVRQIAENAGLEGSVIVERLKNAEPGVGFNAATNEWVNMLEAGIVDPTKVTRSALQHAASVAAMFLTTEAVVASIPEKNNDQPNMGGMPGMM, via the coding sequence ATGGCTAAACAATTGAAATTCTCTGAAGATGCACGTCAAGCAATGTTGCGTGGTGTTGATCAACTTGCAAATGCTGTTAAAGTTACAATTGGTCCTAAAGGACGTAACGTTGTTTTAGATAAAGAGTTTACAGCACCTTTAATTACGAATGATGGTGTAACGATTGCCAAAGAAATTGAATTAGAAGATCCATATGAAAATATGGGTGCGAAATTAGTTCAAGAAGTAGCAAATAAAACAAACGAAATTGCAGGTGACGGTACTACAACTGCGACAGTATTAGCTCAAGCAATGATTCAAGAAGGATTGAAAAATGTCACAAGTGGTGCTAATCCAGTAGGTTTACGTCAAGGTATTGATAAAGCAGTGAAAGTTGCTGTAGAAGCATTACATGAAAATTCTCAAAAAGTTGAAAATAAAAATGAAATAGCGCAAGTAGGTGCAATTTCTGCAGCAGATGAAGAAATTGGACGTTATATTTCAGAAGCGATGGAAAAAGTAGGTAATGATGGTGTCATTACAATTGAAGAGTCAAATGGTTTGAATACTGAACTAGAAGTAGTTGAAGGTATGCAGTTTGATCGTGGTTATCAATCACCGTATATGGTTACTGATTCAGATAAAATGGTTGCTGAATTAGAACGCCCGTACATTTTAGTGACAGATAAAAAAATCTCATCATTCCAAGATATCTTACCTTTATTAGAACAAGTAGTTCAATCAAATCGTCCTATCTTAATTGTTGCAGATGAAGTTGAAGGAGATGCGTTAACAAATATCGTGCTAAACCGCATGCGTGGTACATTTACAGCTGTTGCTGTTAAAGCACCAGGATTTGGTGATCGCCGTAAAGCAATGTTAGAAGATTTGGCTATTTTAACTGGTGCACAAGTAATTACTGATGATTTAGGACTAGACCTTAAAGATGCAACGATTGATATGTTAGGTACTGCAAGTAAAGTTGAGGTTACTAAAGATAATACGACTGTTGTTGATGGTGATGGTGATGAAAACAGTATTGATGCACGCGTAAGCCAATTGAAATCTCAAATTGAAGAAACTGAATCTGACTTTGATCGTGAAAAATTACAAGAGCGCTTAGCTAAGTTAGCAGGCGGTGTTGCAGTTATTAAAGTAGGTGCAGCGAGTGAAACAGAACTTAAAGAACGTAAATTACGTATTGAAGATGCATTAAACTCAACACGTGCAGCTGTAGAAGAAGGTATTGTTGCAGGTGGTGGTACTGCATTAGTAAATGTTTACCAAAAAGTAAGTGAAATTGAAGCAGAAGGTGATATTGAAACAGGTGTGAATATTGTACTTAAAGCTTTAACTGCACCAGTTCGCCAAATTGCTGAAAATGCAGGACTAGAAGGTTCTGTTATTGTAGAACGTTTGAAAAATGCAGAACCGGGTGTTGGATTTAACGCTGCTACAAATGAATGGGTGAACATGTTAGAAGCAGGTATCGTTGACCCAACGAAAGTAACACGCTCAGCATTACAACATGCAGCAAGTGTTGCAGCAATGTTCTTAACAACTGAAGCGGTTGTAGCATCAATCCCAGAAAAAAATAATGACCAACCAAATATGGGTGGCATGCCAGGAATGATGTAA
- a CDS encoding carbon-nitrogen family hydrolase, whose protein sequence is MKVQIYQVPIILGDSHKNEIQITQWFEEHVNDDIEVVVLPEMWNNGYDLEHLNDKADKNLDRSFSFIKQLAEKYGIDIIAGSVSNIKNNKIYNTAFSVNRNGQLINEYDKIHLVPMLREHEFLTAGENVAEPFHLSNGTLVTQLICYDLRFPELLRYPARCGAKIAFYVAQWPFSRLKHWQSLLKARAIENNMFVVGTNSTGFDGNTEYAGHSMVINPNGDIIAELTTNSDVLTVDLNLDEVDQQRENIPVFKSINLNLYK, encoded by the coding sequence ATGAAAGTTCAAATTTATCAAGTACCAATCATTTTAGGAGATAGTCATAAAAATGAGATACAAATAACTCAATGGTTTGAGGAACATGTAAATGATGACATAGAGGTCGTTGTCTTACCTGAAATGTGGAACAATGGTTATGATTTAGAACACTTAAATGACAAAGCAGATAAAAATTTAGATAGAAGTTTTTCGTTTATTAAACAATTAGCTGAAAAATATGGTATTGATATCATAGCAGGTTCTGTTTCTAATATTAAAAATAATAAAATATATAATACCGCTTTTAGTGTAAATCGCAATGGCCAGCTAATTAATGAATATGACAAAATTCATTTGGTACCTATGTTAAGAGAACATGAATTTTTAACAGCTGGTGAAAATGTTGCAGAACCATTCCATTTATCTAATGGTACTTTAGTGACTCAGCTTATATGTTATGACTTGCGCTTTCCAGAATTATTAAGATATCCAGCACGTTGTGGGGCAAAAATTGCATTTTATGTTGCTCAATGGCCATTTTCTAGACTTAAACATTGGCAGTCCTTATTAAAGGCACGTGCCATTGAAAATAATATGTTTGTCGTTGGAACTAATAGCACAGGATTTGATGGCAATACCGAGTATGCTGGTCATTCAATGGTTATTAATCCAAACGGAGATATAATTGCGGAATTAACAACCAACTCGGATGTTTTAACTGTAGACTTAAATTTAGACGAAGTAGATCAACAACGAGAAAACATTCCAGTGTTTAAAAGTATTAACTTAAATCTATATAAGTAA
- a CDS encoding leukocidin/hemolysin toxin family protein, with amino-acid sequence MIKQICKNITICSLALSTTLTVFPATSFAKIKSEITQVSEQNIDGNTKMFTRTATTSDSQKKISQSLQFNFLTEPNYDKETVFIKAKGTIGSGLKILDPNGYWNSTLRWPGSYSVSIQNVDNNTNTKVTDFAPKNQDETREVKYTYGYKTGGDFSISPGGITGNITKERNYSETISYQQPSYRTLIDQPATNKGVGWKVEAHLINNMGHDHTRQLTNDSDNRVGSEIFTLTRNGNLWAKDNFTPKNKMPVTVSEGFNPEFLAVMSHDKKDKGKSKFVVHYKRTMDDFKIDWMRHGFWGYWTGKNHVDQKEEKLSALYEVDWKTHDVKFIKALDDKEKK; translated from the coding sequence ATGATTAAACAAATATGTAAAAATATCACAATCTGTAGTTTAGCGTTATCAACTACTTTAACTGTATTCCCGGCAACCTCATTTGCAAAGATTAAATCAGAAATCACACAAGTTTCTGAGCAAAATATAGATGGAAATACAAAAATGTTCACACGTACAGCTACAACTAGTGATTCTCAGAAAAAAATCTCTCAAAGTTTACAATTTAATTTTTTAACTGAACCTAATTATGATAAAGAAACAGTTTTTATCAAAGCAAAAGGAACGATTGGTAGTGGATTGAAAATATTAGACCCAAATGGTTATTGGAATAGCACGTTAAGATGGCCAGGTTCATATTCAGTTTCAATTCAAAATGTAGATAATAACACGAATACAAAAGTGACAGATTTTGCTCCGAAAAATCAAGATGAAACAAGAGAAGTTAAATACACATATGGTTATAAAACAGGTGGAGATTTCTCTATTAGTCCAGGAGGCATTACTGGTAATATTACGAAAGAACGTAATTATTCAGAAACAATAAGTTATCAACAACCATCATATCGTACATTAATTGATCAACCTGCGACAAATAAAGGTGTAGGTTGGAAAGTAGAAGCACATTTAATAAATAATATGGGACATGACCATACAAGACAATTAACTAATGATAGTGATAATAGAGTGGGTAGTGAAATTTTCACATTAACAAGAAATGGTAATTTATGGGCGAAAGATAATTTTACACCGAAAAATAAAATGCCTGTAACTGTGTCTGAAGGATTTAATCCTGAGTTTTTAGCTGTTATGTCACATGATAAGAAAGATAAAGGGAAATCAAAATTTGTAGTTCATTATAAACGTACAATGGATGATTTTAAAATAGATTGGATGCGACATGGATTCTGGGGATATTGGACAGGTAAAAACCATGTAGATCAGAAAGAAGAAAAATTGTCAGCTTTATACGAAGTAGATTGGAAGACGCACGATGTAAAATTCATTAAAGCTTTAGATGATAAAGAGAAAAAATAA
- a CDS encoding nitroreductase family protein: protein MGLFKKDKTAMTFNDAMEERRSIYNLKESISISDDELEAIIAHAVKHVPSSFNSQSTRIVLLLNDNNNKFWDNTKAILKEVMGEDRDFNPTEQKINNFKHSYGTILFYEDQDVVSGLQEQMPNYYDNFAIWSTQTNAMHQYAIWTALATKGIGASLQHYNPLVDEMAANEFDIPKNWKLYAQMPFGDVREDAGEKSFHPIEDRFIIKK, encoded by the coding sequence ATGGGTTTATTTAAAAAAGATAAAACAGCAATGACTTTTAATGATGCAATGGAAGAAAGACGTTCAATATATAATTTAAAAGAATCTATTTCAATTAGTGATGACGAATTAGAAGCAATTATTGCACATGCAGTTAAGCATGTTCCTTCATCATTTAATTCTCAATCAACAAGAATCGTATTACTTTTAAATGACAACAATAATAAATTTTGGGATAACACAAAAGCTATTTTAAAAGAAGTTATGGGTGAAGATCGAGATTTCAACCCTACTGAACAAAAAATAAATAATTTTAAACATTCATATGGCACTATTTTATTTTATGAAGATCAAGATGTTGTGAGTGGCTTACAAGAGCAAATGCCAAATTACTATGATAACTTTGCTATTTGGTCTACACAAACCAATGCAATGCACCAATACGCTATTTGGACTGCGTTAGCAACTAAAGGTATTGGCGCTTCTTTACAACACTATAATCCACTAGTTGATGAAATGGCAGCAAATGAATTTGATATTCCTAAAAACTGGAAGCTCTATGCACAAATGCCATTCGGTGATGTTCGCGAAGATGCCGGCGAGAAATCATTTCATCCTATCGAAGATCGTTTCATAATTAAGAAATAA
- the groES gene encoding co-chaperone GroES yields MLKPIGNRVIIEKKEQEQTTKSGIVLTDSAKEKSNEGVIVAVGTGRLLNDGTRVTPEVKEGDRVVFQQYAGIEVKRDNETYLVLNEEDILAVIE; encoded by the coding sequence ATGCTAAAACCAATTGGAAATCGTGTGATTATTGAGAAAAAAGAACAAGAACAAACAACTAAAAGTGGTATTGTTTTAACTGATAGTGCTAAAGAAAAATCAAACGAAGGCGTTATCGTTGCAGTAGGAACTGGACGTCTATTAAATGATGGTACAAGAGTGACTCCTGAAGTGAAAGAAGGGGACCGTGTCGTGTTCCAACAATATGCTGGTATAGAAGTTAAACGAGATAATGAAACATATCTGGTATTAAATGAAGAAGATATTTTAGCAGTTATTGAATAA
- the mroQ gene encoding CPBP family intramembrane glutamic endopeptidase MroQ, with amino-acid sequence MTRLWASLLTVIIYLLSQFLPAVILKAPQFAQYSGLEQQKAGIYIQLVLFLIAATTIIFINFKIKDPTRLESEVKEPNKYIIPWALLGFALVMVYQFIVSIVLTQIYGGQQVSPNTEKLIIIARKIPIFIFFVSIIGPLLEEYVFRKVIFGELFNAIKGNRIVAFVIATTVSSLIFALAHNDFKFIPVYFGMGVIFSLAYVWTKRLAVPIIIHMLQNGFVVIFQLLNPETMKKTTEQASFIYHIFMP; translated from the coding sequence ATGACAAGACTATGGGCATCATTGCTAACTGTTATTATATATTTATTGTCGCAATTTTTACCGGCAGTCATTTTAAAAGCACCACAATTTGCACAATATAGTGGTTTGGAACAACAAAAAGCCGGCATCTATATTCAACTCGTTCTATTTTTAATTGCGGCTACTACGATTATTTTTATTAATTTTAAAATCAAAGACCCTACAAGATTAGAATCCGAAGTAAAGGAACCTAATAAATACATTATTCCATGGGCATTACTTGGATTTGCACTTGTCATGGTTTATCAATTTATAGTGAGCATTGTATTAACGCAAATTTATGGTGGACAACAAGTAAGTCCTAATACAGAAAAGCTAATTATTATTGCTCGAAAAATACCTATATTTATCTTCTTTGTATCTATTATCGGTCCTTTATTAGAAGAATACGTATTCAGAAAAGTCATCTTTGGAGAATTATTTAATGCGATTAAAGGCAATCGTATCGTGGCATTTGTTATTGCTACAACAGTAAGTTCATTAATATTTGCATTAGCTCATAATGATTTCAAATTTATTCCAGTTTATTTTGGTATGGGTGTCATTTTTTCATTAGCATATGTATGGACAAAACGACTTGCTGTTCCAATTATTATCCATATGTTACAAAACGGATTTGTAGTCATATTCCAATTACTAAATCCAGAAACAATGAAAAAGACAACCGAGCAAGCAAGTTTTATTTATCATATTTTTATGCCATAA